The following are encoded together in the Poseidonibacter lekithochrous genome:
- a CDS encoding nucleotidyltransferase domain-containing protein: MNNNDLIFKDLIYRVFYEPYYLKEILSFNKYGKIIEKEFENLLNKTISSNEQLSEYIINYYFQDKKKIDKNLKKTSLNLKTSITKSIYSSYINDINKFIIGNNLEQFADFILFGSLATDDFVKEFSDIDMVCFIKDSVFESPYSFNFFQEKMYQLNGLLLRIDPLQNHGVFIVLPYEKLNYKESLNIPLEVLTKGILLGSKKKTIELLVNNDSSFQDSKKYLSDYIKLVQKEMLNANNSYRFYRDFLHRVYLLPALYLQDKGRYCYKKDSFSLINNYNGFDVISKLCNFYDDKFYKSRIYRKIIPSFLFKRYPIVMRYLLSKIYGSKEQKILSNSELKSYFEKLNKLIKKIENE, encoded by the coding sequence TTGAATAATAATGATTTAATTTTTAAAGATTTAATTTACAGAGTTTTTTATGAACCATATTATTTAAAAGAAATATTAAGTTTTAATAAATATGGTAAAATTATAGAAAAAGAATTTGAAAATCTTCTAAATAAAACTATTTCTTCAAATGAACAATTATCAGAATACATTATCAATTATTATTTTCAAGATAAGAAGAAAATAGATAAGAATTTAAAAAAGACTTCACTTAATCTGAAAACTAGTATAACTAAATCAATATATTCAAGTTATATTAATGATATTAATAAATTTATTATAGGTAATAACTTGGAACAATTTGCTGATTTTATATTATTTGGAAGTCTTGCTACTGACGATTTTGTAAAAGAATTTAGTGATATTGACATGGTTTGTTTTATAAAAGACAGTGTTTTTGAATCGCCTTATTCATTTAATTTTTTTCAAGAAAAAATGTATCAGTTAAATGGACTTCTTTTACGTATAGATCCATTACAAAACCATGGAGTATTTATTGTTTTGCCATATGAAAAATTAAATTATAAAGAGTCTTTGAATATTCCATTAGAAGTGTTGACAAAAGGGATTTTATTAGGTAGTAAGAAAAAAACAATAGAGTTATTAGTAAATAATGATTCTTCTTTTCAAGATTCAAAAAAATATTTATCTGATTATATTAAATTGGTTCAAAAAGAAATGTTAAATGCTAACAATAGTTACAGGTTTTATAGAGATTTTTTGCATAGAGTGTATCTTTTACCGGCATTATATCTACAGGATAAAGGAAGATATTGTTATAAAAAAGATTCATTTTCTTTAATTAATAATTATAACGGTTTTGATGTCATCTCTAAACTCTGTAATTTTTATGATGATAAATTTTATAAAAGTAGAATATATCGAAAGATAATTCCAAGTTTTTTATTTAAAAGGTATCCTATTGTAATGAGATATCTTTTAAGTAAAATTTACGGAAGTAAAGAACAAAAAATTCTTTCAAATAGCGAACTAAAGAGCTATTTTGAAAAATTGAATAAATTAATTAAAAAGATTGAAAATGAATGA
- a CDS encoding PfkB family carbohydrate kinase, with amino-acid sequence MKKIILCGSLAYDNIIVSNDTFIEQYEKYNSLNMSLSTGSVRVEYGGCAGNIAYGLNQLGIKSKIISSLGKKDSKNYLKHLKSNNIKTNDIRIFKGFSAQAHILNDKENNQITSFYLGSLSNRLNDVTFSKNNIVMISPDNIENMKFYANYCIKNNIEFIFDPGQVISMFNKKDLKLFISKSKILIINQHEFNFLASKFNEKKLFNLTKKIIITKDSSGSELYINGEMKHYEKANTVIKKEIIDPTGCGDAYRAGVLYSLIIDDIKKGMKIGSNLASENIKSHGTQNYKIKG; translated from the coding sequence ATGAAAAAAATAATACTTTGTGGATCTTTAGCATATGATAATATTATAGTATCAAATGATACGTTTATTGAACAATATGAAAAATACAATAGTTTAAATATGTCTTTATCTACGGGATCCGTACGAGTTGAATATGGAGGTTGTGCTGGTAATATAGCATATGGTTTAAATCAATTAGGAATAAAATCAAAAATCATTTCATCTTTAGGAAAAAAAGATAGCAAAAATTACTTGAAACATCTTAAATCAAATAATATTAAGACAAATGATATCCGTATTTTCAAAGGTTTTTCTGCGCAGGCACATATCTTAAATGATAAAGAGAACAATCAGATAACATCATTTTATTTAGGCTCTTTATCAAATAGGCTAAATGATGTAACTTTTAGTAAAAATAATATTGTAATGATTTCTCCCGATAATATTGAAAATATGAAGTTCTATGCAAATTATTGTATCAAAAATAATATAGAATTTATTTTTGATCCAGGTCAAGTTATATCAATGTTTAATAAAAAAGATTTGAAATTGTTTATATCTAAATCTAAGATATTGATTATCAATCAACATGAATTTAATTTTTTAGCTAGTAAATTTAATGAAAAAAAACTATTTAATTTAACTAAAAAAATTATAATTACAAAAGATTCCTCTGGTTCAGAACTTTATATTAATGGGGAGATGAAGCATTATGAAAAAGCAAACACAGTTATTAAAAAAGAGATAATTGATCCTACGGGCTGTGGAGATGCTTATAGAGCTGGGGTTTTGTATTCATTGATCATTGATGATATAAAAAAAGGTATGAAAATAGGTTCTAATTTAGCCTCTGAGAATATTAAATCTCATGGTACACAAAATTATAAAATTAAGGGATAA
- a CDS encoding acyltransferase codes for MNVTIRGKNIKIGTNCVINSGCLLDGRGSSKIIIGNNVDIAPFVKIWSVDHNPNSSIHEARSKDVIIEDNCWVASSVIILPGITLAEGTVVAAGSVVVKSTEPYSIVGGIPAKFISNRNRDIEYKHFWRPWFE; via the coding sequence ATGAATGTAACAATAAGAGGTAAAAATATAAAAATTGGTACAAATTGTGTTATTAACAGTGGTTGTTTATTAGATGGACGAGGGAGTAGTAAGATTATTATTGGAAACAATGTTGATATTGCACCTTTTGTTAAAATATGGTCAGTTGATCATAACCCAAATTCTTCTATACATGAAGCAAGATCAAAAGATGTTATTATTGAAGATAATTGTTGGGTGGCAAGCTCCGTTATAATACTACCTGGAATTACTCTTGCTGAAGGTACTGTTGTAGCTGCTGGTTCGGTTGTAGTTAAAAGTACCGAACCTTATTCAATTGTAGGTGGCATCCCTGCAAAATTTATTTCAAATAGAAATAGGGATATTGAGTATAAACATTTTTGGAGACCTTGGTTTGAATAA